The Gouania willdenowi chromosome 14, fGouWil2.1, whole genome shotgun sequence nucleotide sequence GTTGAACAATATTCAAGATGGGATAACACAAAGGATCGAACTAGCAGTTTTATCATTACTGGAGTGACATAGTAAGAGCACCTTCTGACCCATTTTACTGATCACATGGTCTATATGAGGGGAGAGATGGTGATCCATTATCACATTGAGTGTTCCATTCTCACCATCATGAGGGTTATTATGCAGGTTATTATCTGGCAGCAGACGCTCAACGACAACGATCGTTCGCCAAAGTCTATCCAGTTGAAATGGGATGCAGAGGTTTTGTGGCTTCCTCCGccgttaaaggggacatatcatgctaaatccacttttttagcccttaaatgcattttattgtatatttagagtgcttagaagtacagaaaaaatcaaattagtctcttcaggtgctccgtagatatctttatattctgttttgctcatatttttcaatctgtttcgatttttctattctctattacattttttgaactattacatcacagtatttgcagcggaactgccaaattagtacatcaactccaggtccaacacttcgagcaatccgccatttttatttctcgcttttattttgtagtccaagctcaaggatgccgaagttatgagaggataagtcaaaatgttcggttgttggatgtagtaacccacacgcttcattacaccgtctcccagcatcagaaccttttcaaagtgtctggttgagttttattttttatagaaatgtacccacatctgtgggtaaggtcatttttgtgtgtgtgaagcacttcaatgatgactgcttctgcaacctccaccagtataaagaaggatttgccgaaagactttgtctgattgagggttcaattccttctatctttggagacgacgaacagagcacttcggtaagctgtaaataacgctaaaaagtgtgatgataagacgtccctgtcattgttttgttagcattagcagttgcaacgtcttcagacttcatatgttagcgctgtgtgctcgttttagatccttgataatatggcctacgtgatttaatttaagtctaaagttttcattagtcatttcattttgccgtttttgtctccgaaaagactgtattaaaatgcatttcgtgacgttagcttggcgctagcgttagctcgatgcttgtgttagctcacttgttagggttctgcaggttcatcatcttcattttcatctcactcTGCCGGGTacgactctggctggaacatgtaaggctggatggacaagtcttccgttgttgacattttgtaaataacctctgaataaaaagtttatgcgccgctacgtaaccgtatctcttctatcaaactacaaaaatggccgagcagggtggagttgaaccgagtgtcacctgaagagggggcggggtatggagtgtctcatttgcatttaaagagacagcaccaaaacgagttgctctcagaagcacatcagagaaggggtagaaaaggggtggagctataataatgaggaattcagacccaagcattgcagttctgatttatatagaccacaactgtatgatttatatgtaaaaaggaaggatttaaaaccatgatatgtcccctttaaggtgCGTTTACACCGGACACTACTTCAGCGACTACGGTTCGTTAAATCACCCGTGATGAGTCGTTTGAACAttgtcatgcttttttttttttttttttaaaaaaaaaaaaaaaaaaaaattgtcatgctttttggtcgcttcatcgcTTCAGTGACGAGAGGGCTGTGCACTTTTTCTACTGCGGCatgtactatatactgtatatatatagcgctttatccacACACTGAAATAGTCTCAATGCGCTTtgcaatatcagctcattcacccatttacACACCAGTGGAACTGAGAAGCCATGCAAttcactagtcgaccactgggagcaacaaggacactttgacaacatagactgggatcaaacccccaacgtTTTCTGGATCAGAAGACGatccctctaccacctgagccacgatcgccccataaaaagctgtaaacgTGCAGCTGTAGAAGAAGTGTACAGACCTCTCAGTGCAGCGGACACATACCCTTCTCCGACCAGGGGGAGTGTCGTGGGGAGAAACTCATTGCCGATTGGATGTCGCAGCAGAGCGTCACTCGAAAACttcaaaatgttcaactttGAGCAACGTCGCTCAATCCAGTAGCTGGAATCACGCCAGTCGCGTTACTTGACGTTGcgttatttacattgattttaaatgtaatctggTCACCAGTGTTGCTGAAGTTGCGTTCGGTGAGAACGCACCTTTAGGCTGCTGAAAGGCCGTGGGATACATGATGTGCAACAGCCAAAAGAAGCAACCAGTGGACATGGATCAAGCGGAAAGACCCTAGCTGGGCTCAAAGACAGTCATGACATGCTCCCAAGTCAAGGTATGGGGTCAGTTTTCGGCTCGACTCAGGGAAGAGGACACGCCCCCCCTTGCCTTGAGTCCCGTGGGCTGagcaaataaaaacaaccaGGCTTCTCATGATTGGGCATGAaacacaagctcaggcttgatcaccctgtagctgaccacctttgatgagggtgtccaATGTTAAAAAGGCAGAAACAGCCCCTGATTTAAAGGtacactactgatgatgtgtcccaAAATTGATATCCATCCCATATCAGAGAGACAGCTCCCACGCCACGTCTCACATGGTCAACCTCATGTGTCCAAgagcgtcaaactcattttacttcATCTCAAGTGGACCGGAGCTGAAAAATGCAGATTCATTTCAGGATAAAAGAGAAAATTCGTATTAAATTTGCTTAGAATATCCTAGTTGTAAAACACAAAGTTACAGATATCAGGAATTTCAGAAATGTGTCCTTCAGCAGTACTAAACATGgaatttttctcaaaaattaatgtaatttaaggaaataatcaggaaaaattgtaggggtaaaaaaaacaaataaattatggCAAACAATTTGTCACTGAAAGTGACAAAAACCACGTAACTATAGGCAGTAAAAAAATGAGTCCAATCTGGAACTAACTTTAACAGCTTTATATAAAGTTTTATGTTTCAGTtggaatttttaaaaacaaaattgacaaaaatacaaacaaaacccTTCTGCAGACCGAAGTGGAGGCTGTGGTGGGACCGACTCGGCCCgtgggcctcgagtttgacacacaaATTTCATAGACATTTAACAATTTTTctaatatttctatattttcgcATTCATTTCTTCACGTacgacaaaaagacaacaaatgagTTCATGTTTCTGTTTTAATTATCTGACATTGTTCATCAATAATAATCTCCACTCAGACTTAATACTGTACCAAACCTGAcagtaaaatatcaacatacATGTCTGTGCGATTGACCCAAATGTTATCATCCACTGCCAAAGGAAGAAGAATCAATCACTgataagaaaaacacacttgGTTTCAtgcaacagcaacaacatgAACGTGAACCAATAAGAAAAGTGCTTGAGATGAGTTCAGCGGAACAATGTGCACGATTAGTCAAGATGTTTGATCTTCGCTGTTCGTGCCCACTGGTGTCTAACGGACATTTAAGAGCAAAATGTAGCTCTTTTCTATTCAgagatatgaagaaaaaaaagtcaaaaacacaATGTAGGACCATGTGACTTCTTTGAAAGTAGCAGCTTCTTGAAGAAATCAAAAAAACATCTTCGTCTCATGAGAGTGACCATGCCAAAATAAGATTTTTGCTtcaaaaaagggggaaaaaaaaagagaaaaaagaaatttgatttatttttctagttcttaaaaataatatatatatatatatattttttttttttacatttttttttccaattattttaAGGTGTTAttagtatattttaaaaaataatcaatacagTCACAAAACTACGGAAGCggatttgatggagaaaataattttatgcaaattcagaataaagtcgaaatgtcgagataaAAATGGAATTTTCAAGAATAAAATTCAAATATAATGTCCTAGTCCGCTTCAGTACATTtcaaaccttcaacttttatcacaataatgtattttgagttcattttcacttttaatcttgacattatatttttaattttattcttgaaatttcaactttaatcttgatttgCCAGAAAAACTGACTCTAATCCGCTTCCGTACAAACGAAACATATCTACTTTCTCATTTCCTTCATTCTTTTCTAACGTTCCACCCGATttcacaatgaaaaatattgcaCTGGATTTCCTATATTCTTTAACTATTATCACAAACtttcaaaatgtgaaaaactgaAACACATGCTCGTGAATTGTTGTCACTACGTAAAACTACAGTGGCTTCCTTTACGACAGTGCTGGGTCAAATGTCTGAATGAGTTTATTTTCAGTATAAATAGAATCGTCCATAAATTACAGCAGCAATCAgtgcaaaaaaaccccaaaaagacTGATTTTTGTAACAATAACTCATCAGCTTGtcaataagtaaaataaacgtTTAACGGACACGTTTTCAATAAATACTACAAAAACCAGAGCGGCGTaaggtgtgtctgtgtgaacaCACAACAGTCAGAGGGGTGGGGGTGGTACCCTAAGCTTTGTGCCATTTCTATAAGAAAGTTTAAAGGCTCTGAGACATCGTACACGGCCGCGATGAGTTTGCATTTAACGCAGCACCAACTCTGCCGCGTCAGCAGCTCACATGCAATGCTttagtccagtggttctcaacctttggagCCCCGGACCCCCAcgataaaggttccagagaccggggacccccactgtagctgaaagtggttgaacacagacatgaacatgtggagacagggccatctataaaaataaaataaactgccAAATAATCggcaaatggtgaatgtggttaaaatggcaaaaaaagcattaaatatggtaaaaaaaaaaaatgaggttaaaagtgacaataatgggtcaacataagtgacattaggttggaaaagtggtggaaactgtttataagtgctgaaaatgtcttgaaactaggctttacaccgatctgatcggctatatcgAATCGactgatattttgcattttatggaattaatgtgatcggctgtaatgtcttaatttttcCGATttgatcaatgacgtcattgttgtGATGAAACATTCTGTAAATGCTCCCATTGCactgttttatcatctcatttatacctatgagttgtttgctttacatgacacagctttatttcactcgtatttgtgcacaaaggtgaaaacctatgcgTGAACGAGGATAAAATCGATCAGTTGGAGTGGCTGATCACCGGACTTCTTCCCTCGTCTACTGGCTCTGTAAGCGggtagtgtttgtgtgtgtgcgcttgttttgtttattcagtccGAGCATGTTAAAAAGGAGAGCGGAGTGATGAGCGTCCGTTTACTTTCATACCGGTGACTTCTAATGCAGTCGACACAGCTGCTGTTCAGGGACTAAACTAAATGGTTTCGCTCACTTGTGTGtgcaatgttatgttcaggtccagcattggaaattcttcaactcttccactccctcacagtcacaaggatgcATTTAGGTCCTGAAACATGGAACCGtttgattttccgtgaatctgtatcagaTAGTACCTAAGGAATTTGGTCGTTACCTAAAAACATCGAATCggtgatagtttttttttaaaactcacgGATCGGTGATCGTCTCAAACATCCTGATGATGTAAAGCAgacttcaaagtaaaaaaaaaaatgtagaaaaaaagacattaaaatgtgatggagagGTGGCAGTAATTtaagtaatgcagcaaaaatccacaaaaaggagcaaaaatatggcaagaaaaagtgatgaaaatatggcaagtttggtgtagttgcacaaaaatgggctgaaaaacatgctcaaattattaaaaaataaattaatagttTCTTGAATGCATCTGGCGACACCcacccagtgtctcgcgaccccaaggttgagaacccttgctaTAGTCTAGCGTCAGAGGGGAGAGAGAAGGCACATAGTTCTCAGCGTCGTCTGCTTTGTACCTAAAACTGGTTTGTTCACAAAGCATCTGGAAATCTAAACTGGactaaaatacactgaataaacTCAGTCCTCATTTCACTCTCTGACGTCCAACCAGTCGATGGAGTTTCTCGCAGTGATCGAGACGCATGGACTCGGCCTTCTGCTTTAATCGCTCGTCTCGGTACAGCTGACCCAGGTTGGCCAAGTCGGACTCTGAACGGGATAACCAGACGGGAAAAAAGTGTCACACCAATGTCGGCTGCTGTGCATTTAAAGTTAATACAACAAACAACTACGAAAAAAGGAATTCATGCAGatgctgaaaaaaaacattttgtgcaacctgcttgtatttttcatttacaaaaaccacaaataatgtaaagtatttttttcttttagctgATTTTGATGTTAATCCTttcttttaatcagataaatacatattttaggcctcagatcaattaatcaaagatcacttgcttaaaaaaaaataatatataaaatgttgaaattaccgTTTCCATCTCCATTGTAagcactctcttattgacattatcggaaaagttttgcgcattgcattgtgggaagtggagtcccatagacggatgcatcgaagtgtttttacttcattcataCAGGAGAACAAAAGGATTTTATGAGAATTTTGTCgtctttggtgttttttttcaattctcattttgtgtagttctgttgtcatttttttagttgaaaatgtgcgttatttttttgtcactttgtacgtttttaaagtcactttgtgtgttttgcagtcgttttgtgtgtgatttttggagtcattttatgtgtttttcttgtcagtttgtgtatttttttgtcaccgtttcctgcattgcattgtgggaagtaaAGTCCCATAGACAgatgtatagaagtgtttttacttcattcataCATAAGAgaacaaatgtgttttgtgagttttctcatattttgttgtcactttaaaaacatacagaGTCGTAGAGTTCATTTTCACTGTGATTTCTTGCGTTTGCCTCCAAAAAACTGCCAAAATGACTtaacaacacatttctggtgttttcactgaaagttgcagcaaaacaatggtggatgatTATTTTGAAGGTCACAATTAGAACAGAAAAATCTTTTTTATCtggcaaaaaaacagaaaaaaattacagtaggaatgaagtaaaaacacttctttgcatccGTCTAtgatgatttattgatctacgagGCCAACATTATGTCTATATCTGATCAAAATGTTGGTCTGCAGCTGTTTTAAACATGATCCCAACAAACTGCTCACTTTGCTGCTTCTCTTTCCAACAGCTGCCCTGCAGATGTTCAATGTAATCGCTCTCTATGGTCTTCTCAAGCTCCTCCAGAGCATCTCCATGGTACTCCTTCTCAAAGCTCTTCTCCACATAGTAGGGCACCCCCATGTGCTGCGTCTCCCTGGACACCACCAGCCCCATggccctgaaacacacacacacgtcattcCAATGAATTCCTTTCTGTTACTAATGTGTTACTGTCAGATGTGCGTTAAACTCACGGCTTGTAGAAGAGACTGTACGGTGGGTTGGTGGCCATCATCTGAGTAAACACTGATATGAGGATGAGCACCAGCACAGGGAGGAGCTGCAGAAGAGCTGTGAAGGTGTTCTAAAGGAAAAGGAAAGAAGCAACAGGAGAATTAGAatgcaaataaaataatctgagacacccaaaataaatacgcaaaatgtcttcaaaatcccacccacacaaactgacaagaaaaatacacaaaacaacctcaaaaatacacaaaaatgactcaaaaaaaatgcacagacaagaaaaatacaaaaaattatttcaaaattacacacaaactgacaagaaaaatacacaaaatatactaaacgactctaaaacacacaaaatgataacaaaataacacaaatatacaacttaaacacacaaaattacaacagaactaaaatgtaaataaaaaaatgactccaaaaatcacgcaagaaaaatacacgaaacaactcaaaaaaacacacaaaatgacaacagaactacacagaatgaaaaacaaatacacaactaacaaaaacacacaaaacaacttcaaatacacataatgacaagaaaaacacaaaaagattactccaaaattacacccaactgaaaagaaaaataggcaagaaaaatacacaaaacagcctcaaaaaatgactcataataattacaaaataacacaaatttacaactaaaacacacaaaattccaacaaaactacacaaaatgaaaaaaacactttgcaaCTGTCTACCAGACTCAACATACCACAATGCATTGCACGACACAACCCTAGTGTTTATAGTGAAGATTAAAAACTTTCGAGCTgcacatttcaaccttttacatttttttcttctccaagcaaatgttctttgatttattgatctatgaggcctacacgaTGACCTTTTCTTCTCCGACAATTCAACAACTATTgcattatttcttcttttttttttttttaaagggatttGTGATTCACTAACCTGGCTCTGGTTTTCCTCCACCACCTCTTCACGTCTTTCATAAGTGCGTCGACGCCGAGGCTGGTAGAACTGAGAGTAGGAGGCTCCCTGGTTGGTGTACACGTGGATGTTTCCTGTCAACAGTCACACTTTACCGTTAATAACAGCTTTGTTTGACAGCGTTAGTACTGGtgcaggtttttatttatttgatggtCACATACCTGTGGGAAACCTTCCTCCAAAGAAAATGTTGAAGAGCTCCTCAGGAGAGATGTCGGCCTCAAAGTCTCTGTGGAAGCTGCGGTAGTGTCCGGGGTGGGGGCTGTGGGAGGAGTGCTGTGGTGTgctggcagcagcagcagactgGTATCCATACTGGTCGTACTGTTGCTTCTTCTCTGGATTACTCAGCACAGCGTAAGCAGTGCCTATTGCTGTGTGGAGAGAGGACGTTAGGTAATACATATAATACTAGAAATAGTGTTgggttgttttctttaaaagacCTTTTAGGAGTTCATTAAATCTGCCCTTTccttagggcagtggttctcaatcttttcagtGAGCGAcccatccataaaatcagcaaaatgatgctccattgttctatgaatctgtgataaccacatgtatttattcatctgaaaaaCATCcactagtttattattatttgggccatagtataaagtcatcttaaacataaaaatctttgtttaaatcagatataaaatgggttaaaaatgacctgaaaaaaggtgaaaaaggtggtgaaatagaattttaaaaaccacagaaactggttaaaagttgcaaatgagaatggccaaaaatggacagaaaaagtggtaaaaggggttcaaagtgtcaatattggtatagttagtttaaactggcaaataatgattatgacaaattgtgaatgtagttgaattggcaaaaacaaagcatgaaatacggtgaaaaagagtttaaaagtcacaataatgggtcaacatatgcgacattaggtggaataGTGGTGGAAAAAGTTTATATGAGCCGAAAATGTGTTGAAGGTGGAACAATGTGCATAAAAGGCATTGAAActtgatgaagtgtcagaaatgggagtaatgtagcagagatgcattaaaaggagcagaaatatggcaagaaaaagtgatgaaaacaggttaaaatatggtgagtttggtgtaattgcagaaaaagggtaaaaataagtaaaaattggCTAAAATTgtcttgaagacatctggcaaccccaaggttgagaaccactacttTAAAGCAAACCTCAGCTTGTTCATCtctatcattattttttgtaaatattttgtaaaagtCAAACCTTTGAAAGCATCAGTGGCTCCTGGAGCAAAGTTCTTATCAGGGTGGAACTTCAGGGCCAACTTCCTGTACGCCTTCTTCAAATCTTCATCGCTGGCGTTCTTCTGCACACCAAGGATTTCGTAGAAGTCTTTGCAGTTCTTTATTCTGCCGTAGAACACGCACCGGTGTCAGATTTTAGCAGATGATTGGACAGGAGAACAACTGCAGTGGTACTACACACCTTAGAACGCCGTGACGCTGGTCTTCAGTGTAGCTCTTCCTTTCATCACTGTTGGTGTTGTTGGTTTCATGATGTTCCATGTCTTCATCTCTCCAACCAGCGGGGGGAGGGATGTGGTTCGTCTCTGGATTAACACTGCTTCCGTTTCTTTGTATGGCATCGATTAGCACTGTGAACAATAAGGCAGAACGTACACGATACATTATTGTGTAAAAACAATTCTATTGATGAGCTTTGGTAATTCTGAACACATGAATGGACACGAGGAACGCAAAGGGGTGGAACATTTCAATCTTTTTAAACGCCTTTCTTtgttgacaataaagatcattcaCACTAAACAAAACGCCTCCAAACAAAGAAAGTGTGTAACCAAAATAATGGTTAAAAGCACTTTAGATTATtagacagaaaacaaaatgtaacatggaAATAAAGACCAAAACTAATGATTTACATTGGTCTGTGAAGTGGAgcggaacaataaacaaacttccaataagccttttcacactctcgctctGTTTCAGTTCATCcacattaggtcaaaggtcaagaggagCGTTagagcgttgattccttgaTAGATTCTTTGGCGTAAACGTAGTTCCGGTCTCCGAGGCAGAAagaccgagttagctgctaaagctaatgctgcacacgagctgaaaattctggtttttcctgacttttcaaactgtttcagctgATGGCGTTACTCCAGTTCACATATTGACAAGTCCATCTTGTGCAcgtccttcaaatttgtaaattgaactgaaataatagcttaataaaaataatgatggacctggttagtgaatggtgtacctTGTAAAATTACCTTTTCACAGCGAGAACTCaaactgtccttttcacacacgGAAATATCTCTTGTCCCatcaaaaataatgataatacactttatttataagagcttttcaaaaactctaaaaccctttacagttgttaaaacaactacacaagtcaaaaaagaaaacaacaacaataaagtaaata carries:
- the dnajc18 gene encoding dnaJ homolog subfamily C member 18 encodes the protein MEKGEAERLIEKARLCLRSGRKDRALQLLYDAQNIYPSTRARVLIDAIQRNGSSVNPETNHIPPPAGWRDEDMEHHETNNTNSDERKSYTEDQRHGVLRIKNCKDFYEILGVQKNASDEDLKKAYRKLALKFHPDKNFAPGATDAFKAIGTAYAVLSNPEKKQQYDQYGYQSAAAASTPQHSSHSPHPGHYRSFHRDFEADISPEELFNIFFGGRFPTGNIHVYTNQGASYSQFYQPRRRRTYERREEVVEENQSQNTFTALLQLLPVLVLILISVFTQMMATNPPYSLFYKPAMGLVVSRETQHMGVPYYVEKSFEKEYHGDALEELEKTIESDYIEHLQGSCWKEKQQKSDLANLGQLYRDERLKQKAESMRLDHCEKLHRLVGRQRVK